The nucleotide window TTGGCCGCGGCCTTGCGTCCGTACAGCGCGAGCTTGATCGAGCCGGGTCCGCTCTCGAACTCCACGTACTTCCGGCCGAAGCTCTTGGCCACGGCGAATCCGTGGCTCACGTAAAACTGTTTGGTGGCCGCGACGTCGTCGACGCCGAGCAGCAGGACCAGATCGTCGACCTTACGTTCCGGCGCGCCGGTCGGCTTCTTCGACGATGTGGCGACCTTCCAGATCGTGCCGTCGGGCGCCTGGACCACGCCGCCATATCCCCAGAAGGACTTCTTGGCCGGTTTGAGGACGGTGGCGCCGGCGTCGATCGCCGGTTGGAGGAAGGAGTCGGCGACCGTCGGATCGGCGACGACGAGCGAGACCACGAAGCCGCGGAAGCCCGTCGTCGGTGAATCTCCCGCGCGAAGGCGCAACCGGTCACCGAGTCCGAAAGCCTTGTCGTAGAACGTCTGTGCCGCCGCAATGTCGGAGACTTCGAGTGTGAGTGCGTTGATGTTCGTCATGCTTCGACGCTAAGACGTCGAGCCGCCCGGACGCTTCTCGATTCCTGACCGGTCGCGAACCTCAGGTGAGTTCGACCGCGGCCCGGGCGGCGACCACGACGATCTGGGCGATCACCAACACCGCGACGGCGACGAGGAACGCCGCGGTGGTGACCACGACGCCGGCCGCACCTCGCACTACGTCGGACATCGAGTGCAGCCACGGGACGGAAAGT belongs to Gordonia sp. KTR9 and includes:
- a CDS encoding glyoxalase — translated: MTNINALTLEVSDIAAAQTFYDKAFGLGDRLRLRAGDSPTTGFRGFVVSLVVADPTVADSFLQPAIDAGATVLKPAKKSFWGYGGVVQAPDGTIWKVATSSKKPTGAPERKVDDLVLLLGVDDVAATKQFYVSHGFAVAKSFGRKYVEFESGPGSIKLALYGRKAAAKDAGVPAGGSGSHRLVIGGDAVELTDPDGFAWVPAPRSLLA